The following are encoded in a window of Novosphingobium sp. ZN18A2 genomic DNA:
- a CDS encoding HoxN/HupN/NixA family nickel/cobalt transporter, whose translation MRFRGDVARLLASLALANVVVWALALVLFREQPVLLGAASLAWILGLRHAVDADHIAAIDGATRKLVHGTAHAPARPMLTGLFFSLGHSTVVWLAAIGAALVASAASPGFARVREIGSVVGPGVSVLFLFAIAIANLFVLASLVRAFRRGRHGESAGDELDERLVPGGPLARLFRPLFRLVTRSRHMFLVGVLFGLGFDTATEIMVLGISASAATHGAAIWSILIFPALFTAAMSLVDTLDSALMARAYGWAFVQPRRKLTYNIAVTFASVVVALAVGTVQVMAMVSAGEGGFAGWLRQWGGYAAIALFAALWLAARAAAARRARA comes from the coding sequence ATGAGGTTTCGCGGTGACGTTGCCCGGCTGCTCGCCTCGCTCGCCCTTGCGAATGTCGTGGTCTGGGCGCTGGCGCTTGTGCTGTTCCGCGAACAGCCAGTGCTGCTGGGTGCGGCCAGCCTCGCGTGGATTCTCGGCCTGCGTCACGCGGTCGACGCCGACCATATTGCCGCGATAGACGGGGCGACGCGCAAGCTGGTGCATGGCACGGCTCACGCCCCGGCGCGCCCGATGCTGACCGGGCTGTTCTTCTCGCTCGGCCATTCTACTGTCGTGTGGCTCGCGGCAATCGGCGCGGCGCTGGTGGCGAGCGCGGCCAGCCCCGGCTTTGCCCGCGTGCGTGAAATCGGCAGCGTAGTCGGGCCGGGCGTCTCGGTGCTGTTCCTGTTCGCCATCGCGATTGCCAACCTGTTCGTCCTTGCCAGCCTTGTCCGCGCGTTCCGGCGCGGACGACACGGCGAAAGCGCGGGCGATGAGCTTGACGAGCGGCTGGTACCGGGCGGACCGCTGGCGCGCCTGTTCCGCCCGCTGTTCCGTCTTGTCACGCGCAGCCGCCACATGTTCCTTGTCGGCGTGCTGTTCGGGCTGGGGTTCGATACCGCGACGGAGATCATGGTGCTGGGCATATCCGCCTCTGCCGCAACGCACGGCGCGGCGATCTGGTCTATCCTGATATTCCCCGCGCTGTTCACTGCCGCGATGAGCCTTGTCGATACGCTCGATTCGGCGCTGATGGCGCGAGCCTATGGCTGGGCTTTCGTGCAGCCGCGCCGCAAGCTGACCTATAACATCGCGGTGACGTTCGCGTCCGTGGTGGTCGCGCTGGCGGTGGGCACGGTGCAGGTCATGGCGATGGTTTCGGCGGGTGAGGGCGGATTTGCCGGATGGCTGCGGCAATGGGGCGGTTATGCCGCGATTGCGCTGTTCGCCGCCTTGTGGCTTGCGGCGCGGGCAGCGGCAGCGCGCCGCGCACGCGCCTGA
- a CDS encoding PadR family transcriptional regulator, producing the protein MGKHAYKAILAGGLGEGFGMGPGFGGGRGGRGFGGGFGGGGFGGGRGGRGRKRMFASGELRLVLLRMVADESRHGYDLIKAIEEMTGGEYAPSPGVVYPTLSLLLDEGMIDEAEGEGARKPFVVTEAGRKELDERSVEADALLARLKAVAEESNRQASPPVRRAMGNLMAVLRNRAMAEGFDIEAAHGIADIIDDAARRIERL; encoded by the coding sequence ATGGGAAAACACGCCTACAAGGCGATTCTGGCCGGCGGGCTCGGCGAAGGCTTCGGCATGGGGCCGGGCTTCGGCGGCGGACGTGGCGGACGCGGCTTTGGCGGCGGCTTCGGCGGTGGCGGCTTTGGCGGTGGTCGGGGCGGTCGCGGGCGCAAGCGGATGTTCGCCAGCGGCGAACTGCGGCTTGTCCTGCTGCGCATGGTCGCCGACGAAAGCCGCCATGGATATGATCTGATCAAGGCGATCGAGGAAATGACCGGCGGCGAATATGCGCCGAGCCCGGGCGTGGTCTATCCCACGCTCAGCTTGCTGCTTGACGAAGGGATGATCGACGAAGCCGAGGGAGAGGGCGCGCGCAAGCCGTTCGTCGTAACCGAAGCCGGGCGCAAGGAGCTGGACGAACGTTCGGTCGAAGCCGATGCGCTGCTGGCCCGGCTCAAGGCCGTGGCAGAGGAAAGCAACCGCCAGGCCAGCCCGCCGGTTCGCCGCGCGATGGGCAACCTGATGGCCGTGTTGCGGAACCGCGCGATGGCCGAGGGGTTCGATATCGAAGCCGCGCATGGCATCGCCGATATCATCGACGATGCGGCACGCCGGATCGAACGACTTTGA
- a CDS encoding DUF2218 domain-containing protein: protein MTSPVNSPENSSATASVPTQSASRYLQQLCKHWQHNLKVEFDAQKGTIVFPHDARGNNWVGDATVTLSATPETLECRIDASEPAQRDGLKGAVSRHVDRFAFREAPLPFEWRDES, encoded by the coding sequence ATGACAAGCCCCGTAAACAGCCCTGAAAACAGCAGCGCCACGGCCAGCGTTCCAACGCAAAGCGCCAGCCGTTACCTGCAGCAGTTGTGCAAGCACTGGCAGCACAACCTGAAGGTGGAATTCGACGCGCAGAAGGGCACGATCGTGTTTCCGCACGATGCGCGCGGCAACAACTGGGTGGGCGATGCCACGGTAACGCTGTCGGCCACGCCTGAAACGCTGGAATGCCGCATCGATGCGAGCGAGCCTGCGCAACGTGACGGGCTGAAGGGGGCGGTTTCGCGCCACGTGGACCGCTTCGCCTTTCGCGAAGCGCCCTTGCCGTTCGAATGGCGGGACGAATCCTGA
- a CDS encoding replication-associated recombination protein A — translation MADLFADDLPAGSGASDAPDENAPLADRLRPHALADVVGQSHLTGPEGAIGRMVAAGKLSSMILWGPPGTGKTSIARLLADAVGMRFAAISAVFSGVADLKKAFAEAETYAKTGKRTLLFVDEIHRFNRAQQDGFLPFVENGTVTLVGATTENPSFELNAALLSRAQVLILHRLDAAALEELLSRAEALLDRALPVTADARAALVASADGDGRFLLNQAETLFDVTFESPLDPAGLSGFLQRRVAVYDKDREGHYNLISALHKSLRGSDPQAALYYLARMLVAGEEPLYVLRRLVRFASEDIGLADPQALVQCLAAKDAYDFLGSPEGELAVVQACLYCATAPKSNAAYKAQKSAWKSAKETGSLMPPANILNAPTKLMKDVGYGAGYAYDHDAEGGFSGANYWPEEMQPQTYYAPVERGFEREVRKRLDYWDKLRSERAG, via the coding sequence ATGGCCGACCTTTTCGCCGACGACCTGCCTGCCGGATCGGGCGCATCCGATGCCCCGGACGAGAATGCCCCGCTTGCCGATCGCCTGCGGCCGCACGCGCTTGCGGACGTTGTAGGCCAATCGCACCTGACCGGGCCGGAAGGCGCGATCGGGCGCATGGTGGCGGCGGGCAAGCTTTCCTCCATGATCCTGTGGGGGCCGCCGGGCACCGGCAAGACCAGCATCGCGCGCCTGTTGGCCGATGCCGTGGGCATGCGCTTCGCCGCGATCAGCGCGGTGTTCAGCGGCGTCGCCGATCTGAAAAAAGCCTTCGCGGAAGCCGAAACTTACGCGAAGACCGGCAAACGCACGCTTCTGTTCGTGGACGAGATCCACCGCTTCAACCGCGCCCAGCAAGACGGTTTTCTGCCCTTCGTGGAAAACGGCACGGTCACGCTGGTCGGCGCGACGACGGAAAACCCCAGCTTCGAACTCAACGCCGCGCTGCTGAGCCGCGCGCAAGTGCTGATCCTCCACCGGCTGGACGCCGCCGCGCTGGAAGAACTGCTCTCGCGCGCTGAGGCGCTGCTTGATCGCGCGCTACCGGTCACCGCCGATGCGCGCGCCGCGCTGGTTGCCAGTGCGGATGGCGACGGGCGCTTCCTGCTCAACCAGGCCGAAACGCTGTTCGACGTGACGTTTGAAAGCCCGCTCGATCCGGCGGGGCTTTCCGGTTTCCTCCAACGCCGCGTCGCGGTTTACGACAAAGACCGTGAAGGGCATTACAATCTCATCTCCGCGCTGCATAAGTCCTTGCGCGGGTCCGATCCGCAGGCCGCGCTCTATTACCTTGCGCGGATGCTGGTGGCGGGCGAGGAACCGCTTTACGTGCTGCGCCGTCTGGTGCGCTTCGCCAGCGAGGACATCGGCCTTGCCGACCCGCAAGCGCTGGTTCAGTGCCTTGCCGCGAAGGACGCTTACGATTTCCTCGGCTCGCCCGAAGGCGAACTGGCCGTGGTGCAAGCCTGCCTCTATTGCGCCACCGCGCCCAAATCGAACGCCGCCTACAAGGCACAGAAATCCGCGTGGAAAAGCGCGAAGGAAACCGGCAGCCTGATGCCGCCCGCCAACATCCTCAACGCGCCGACCAAGCTGATGAAAGACGTGGGATACGGCGCGGGATACGCCTACGACCACGACGCGGAAGGCGGCTTTTCAGGCGCGAACTACTGGCCCGAAGAAATGCAGCCGCAAACCTATTACGCGCCGGTAGAACGCGGGTTTGAGCGTGAGGTGCGCAAGCGGCTCGACTATTGGGACAAGTTGCGGAGCGAACGCGCGGGATGA
- a CDS encoding MFS transporter, with protein sequence MTPNEKRAASSLAAVFSVRLLGLFMIYPVFAAYAHNLAGATAYTIGLALGIYGLTQGLLQIPFGLASDRIGRKRMIVLGLLIFAIGSAIAAMSHTIMGMVIGRAIQGAGAVGSVILALVADLTAEENRTKAMATVGITIGFSFMVAVVAGPIAASIVGVSGIFWLMVVLGLAGIAITLFVVPHPPRAVHHRDAQVTASMFGRILRNGELLRLDFGIFALHAMLTSSFLVMPQLLKASLGITAQQQWMVYLPVFAIAVIVMVPAIIIAEKHRKMKSVVVAAIVAMAATQVLLIFASTNTIALLAGVTVFFTGFNIMEATLPSLVTKTAPAEAKGTASGIYSSSQFIGIFVGGVFGGWAHKTWGNPGVFMLSSAIALAWVLIAATMREPRYLTTRLLRVEGDADAGSLAERLKQVPGVAEALVVAEEGLAYLKIDSRTFDEDAAQAVPGIG encoded by the coding sequence ATGACGCCTAACGAGAAACGCGCGGCCAGTTCGCTGGCGGCTGTCTTTTCGGTCCGGCTGCTCGGCCTGTTCATGATCTACCCGGTCTTCGCGGCCTATGCGCACAACCTGGCCGGGGCGACCGCCTATACAATCGGGCTGGCGCTGGGCATCTATGGGCTGACGCAAGGGCTGTTGCAGATTCCCTTCGGCCTTGCGTCCGACAGGATCGGGCGCAAGCGGATGATCGTGCTGGGCCTGCTGATCTTCGCCATCGGCAGCGCAATCGCGGCGATGTCTCACACCATCATGGGCATGGTCATCGGCCGCGCGATTCAGGGCGCGGGCGCGGTGGGATCGGTGATCCTTGCGCTGGTGGCGGACCTTACCGCGGAAGAAAACCGCACCAAGGCGATGGCGACGGTGGGCATCACCATCGGCTTTTCGTTCATGGTCGCGGTTGTTGCCGGGCCGATCGCGGCAAGCATCGTGGGCGTTTCGGGCATCTTCTGGTTGATGGTGGTGCTGGGCCTTGCGGGGATTGCAATCACCCTGTTCGTGGTGCCACACCCGCCGCGCGCGGTGCATCACCGCGACGCGCAAGTTACCGCATCGATGTTCGGGCGCATCCTGCGCAACGGAGAGCTTCTGCGGCTCGACTTCGGCATTTTCGCGCTTCACGCGATGCTGACCAGCAGTTTCCTTGTCATGCCGCAACTGCTCAAGGCATCGCTGGGCATTACCGCGCAGCAACAGTGGATGGTCTATCTGCCGGTATTCGCCATCGCGGTCATCGTGATGGTCCCGGCGATCATCATCGCGGAAAAGCACCGCAAGATGAAATCGGTGGTCGTGGCGGCGATTGTCGCGATGGCGGCAACGCAAGTGCTGCTGATCTTCGCCAGCACCAACACCATTGCCTTGCTGGCGGGGGTTACGGTGTTCTTCACCGGCTTCAACATCATGGAAGCCACGCTGCCTTCGCTGGTGACGAAAACCGCCCCCGCCGAAGCCAAGGGCACGGCCAGCGGCATCTATTCCAGTTCGCAGTTCATCGGCATTTTCGTGGGCGGCGTGTTCGGCGGCTGGGCGCACAAGACCTGGGGCAATCCGGGCGTGTTCATGCTGTCTTCCGCCATCGCGCTGGCATGGGTGCTGATCGCCGCGACGATGCGCGAACCGCGATACCTGACGACGCGCCTGCTGCGCGTGGAAGGCGATGCCGACGCCGGATCGCTGGCGGAACGGCTGAAGCAGGTGCCCGGCGTGGCAGAGGCACTGGTGGTGGCCGAGGAAGGGCTGGCCTATCTCAAGATCGATTCGCGCACCTTTGACGAGGACGCGGCGCAGGCCGTTCCCGGCATCGGCTGA
- a CDS encoding (Fe-S)-binding protein — translation MNEVTKRPIDADAAARVFLSQTEEHLVSYLEACVHCGMCAEACHFHEVTGNPRYTPAYKLFPMAKAYKRQRSPLGWLGLIPKVTEQDLQEWEELLFDSCTMCGRCTTICPMGIDIASIVGQARKAFVAAGLGPEDLEAAAVNSRDHGSPLGLSPEKLMDRVEWLEDDFETDMPTDKAKADVLLTVSSIEAMKYPDSLVAMAKIMNHAGVDWTFSTKGYEATNFGYLAGRGDIAKTMVMRIVEAAEAIGAKTVVIPECGHAYGVMRWSGANMIGRELPFEVLHITEYIAKLQREGKLKMKPYADAITYHDPCQVSRRGGATQDARDILNGFATDFREMTPTGDMNWCCGGGGGVQAMGRAADLRHKVFELKVKQTEATGTKKLVSACANCRLTMDESKEALHWDGELLSLVEMVADALVEKEGAKEEASKEEGAKA, via the coding sequence ATGAACGAAGTCACCAAACGGCCGATAGACGCAGATGCCGCCGCCCGCGTATTCCTGTCGCAGACGGAAGAACACCTCGTCAGCTACCTTGAGGCCTGCGTCCATTGCGGGATGTGCGCAGAGGCGTGCCACTTCCATGAAGTGACCGGCAATCCGCGCTATACGCCCGCCTACAAACTGTTTCCGATGGCCAAGGCCTACAAGCGGCAACGCTCGCCGCTAGGCTGGCTGGGGCTGATCCCGAAGGTTACAGAGCAAGACCTTCAGGAATGGGAAGAACTGCTGTTCGACAGCTGCACGATGTGCGGGCGCTGCACCACGATCTGCCCGATGGGGATCGATATCGCCTCCATCGTCGGTCAGGCGCGCAAGGCGTTCGTGGCGGCAGGGCTTGGCCCCGAAGACCTTGAAGCGGCCGCCGTCAACTCGCGCGATCACGGCAGCCCGCTGGGCCTGTCTCCCGAAAAGCTGATGGACCGCGTCGAATGGCTGGAAGACGATTTCGAAACCGACATGCCGACGGACAAGGCCAAGGCCGATGTGCTGCTGACCGTCTCGTCCATCGAAGCGATGAAATATCCCGATTCGCTGGTCGCCATGGCGAAGATCATGAACCACGCCGGGGTGGACTGGACCTTCAGCACCAAGGGCTATGAAGCGACCAACTTCGGCTATCTCGCCGGGCGCGGAGACATCGCGAAAACGATGGTGATGCGCATCGTCGAGGCGGCAGAGGCAATCGGCGCGAAAACCGTGGTGATCCCCGAATGCGGCCATGCCTATGGCGTGATGCGCTGGTCGGGCGCGAACATGATCGGCCGCGAACTGCCGTTCGAGGTGCTGCACATCACCGAATACATCGCGAAGCTGCAACGCGAGGGCAAATTGAAGATGAAGCCCTATGCCGATGCGATCACTTATCACGACCCTTGCCAGGTTTCGCGCCGTGGCGGGGCGACGCAGGACGCGCGCGATATCCTGAACGGCTTTGCCACCGATTTCCGCGAGATGACGCCCACCGGCGACATGAACTGGTGCTGCGGCGGCGGGGGCGGCGTGCAGGCGATGGGCCGCGCGGCGGACCTGCGCCACAAGGTCTTCGAACTGAAGGTAAAGCAGACCGAAGCGACCGGCACCAAGAAGCTGGTGTCCGCCTGCGCCAATTGCCGGCTGACGATGGACGAAAGCAAGGAGGCACTCCACTGGGACGGCGAATTGCTGAGCCTTGTCGAAATGGTCGCCGATGCGCTGGTTGAGAAGGAAGGGGCCAAGGAAGAAGCGAGCAAGGAGGAAGGCGCGAAGGCATGA
- a CDS encoding glycosyltransferase family 1 protein, whose protein sequence is MPASINSRIPSETSDLRVALFSGNYNMVADGPTQALNRLVGHLLRHGAAVRVYAPTIPNPAVEATGDLVSLPSFAIPGRSEYRVTMGLQPHIRRDLKEFAPNVLHVSSPDPAGHRAVSWARKRDIAVLTSVHTRFETYPRYYNLAFTEPLLEALLRRFYRRADALVAPSESMAQVLRDQRMNYDIGIWSRGVDRDVFNPGRRSMEWRREQGFGDDEIVIGFFSRLVMEKGLDVFSDAVDELRRKGVKHRVLVVGEGPAREWFQNRLPNAVFTGYRGGADLATSVASMDLLFFPSITETFGNVTLEAMACGLPVVAAQATGSESLVDDHVSGRLIRPGAIHQYADALQAYVTDADLRRRHGAAGEQRSLEFSWDRINQSVADTYLRLVRQRALRS, encoded by the coding sequence ATGCCCGCCAGTATCAATTCCCGTATCCCGTCCGAAACCTCGGACCTGCGCGTCGCGCTGTTCAGCGGCAACTACAACATGGTTGCCGACGGACCGACGCAGGCGCTCAACCGCCTTGTCGGCCACCTGCTGCGCCACGGCGCGGCGGTGCGCGTCTATGCGCCGACGATCCCCAACCCGGCCGTCGAAGCGACGGGCGACCTTGTCAGCCTGCCGTCCTTCGCCATTCCGGGCCGCAGCGAATACCGCGTGACGATGGGCCTCCAGCCGCACATCCGGCGCGACCTGAAGGAATTCGCGCCCAACGTGCTGCACGTGTCCTCACCCGATCCGGCGGGCCACCGCGCGGTAAGCTGGGCGCGCAAGCGCGATATCGCGGTGCTCACATCGGTCCACACGCGCTTCGAAACCTATCCGCGCTATTACAACCTGGCCTTTACCGAACCGCTGCTGGAAGCCCTGCTGCGCCGCTTCTATCGCCGGGCGGACGCGCTTGTCGCGCCTTCGGAATCGATGGCGCAGGTGCTGCGCGACCAGCGCATGAACTATGACATCGGCATCTGGTCGCGCGGGGTCGACCGCGATGTGTTCAACCCCGGCCGCCGCAGCATGGAATGGCGCCGGGAACAGGGCTTCGGCGACGACGAGATCGTGATCGGCTTTTTCAGCCGGCTGGTCATGGAAAAGGGGCTGGACGTCTTTTCCGACGCGGTCGACGAACTGCGGCGCAAAGGCGTGAAGCATCGCGTGCTGGTGGTCGGCGAAGGCCCCGCGCGCGAATGGTTCCAGAACCGCCTGCCCAATGCCGTGTTTACCGGCTATCGCGGCGGCGCGGACCTTGCGACCTCTGTCGCCAGCATGGACCTGCTGTTCTTCCCGTCGATCACCGAAACCTTCGGTAACGTGACGCTGGAAGCCATGGCCTGCGGGTTGCCGGTCGTCGCCGCACAAGCCACAGGCAGCGAAAGCCTTGTGGACGACCACGTTTCGGGCCGGTTGATCCGGCCGGGCGCGATCCACCAGTATGCCGATGCACTGCAGGCTTACGTTACCGACGCGGACCTGCGCCGCCGGCACGGCGCGGCGGGGGAACAGCGCAGCCTGGAATTCAGTTGGGACCGGATCAACCAGTCGGTCGCTGACACCTACCTGAGGCTCGTCCGGCAACGGGCATTGCGCAGCTGA
- a CDS encoding nickel-dependent hydrogenase large subunit, with amino-acid sequence MNKRVVVDPITRIEGHLRIEAATDDAGKITDAYSSGTMVRGIETILKGRDPRDAWAFAQRICGVCTLVHGIASVRAVEDALQYEIPANAQIIRNLMIAAQYVHDHVMHFYHLHALDWVDVVSALKADPKATSALAQSISAWPKSSPGYFAETQKTLRNFVEGGQLGIFANGYWGHPEYRLPPEANLMAVAHYLEALSWQRDVVKLHAIFGGKNPHPNFLVGGAPSPISVGSGASAATALNIDGLNKVKDVITKMQAFVDQVYLPDTLAIAGFYKDWFARGEGLGNFLTYGDFPLKGHGGKESWMIPAGVILNRDLSTIHPIDLNAPGEIEEFVAHSWYDYSGGKEQGLHPYDGETNLHFTGPQPPYEQLDVANAYSWLKSPRWKGQAMEVGPLARVLMLYASGHEPTKQLAGMALGKLGLPLTAMFSTLGRTAARTLESKIVVDQMGTWYDELVANIRAGDLSVHNEALWDPSSWPGKAKGVGFMEAPRGALAHWIVIEDEKIANYQAVVPSTWNAGPRDEKGQTGAYEAALMDRHTLHDPKQPLEILRTIHSFDPCIACAVHVTDKDGEEMVQVKVR; translated from the coding sequence ATGAACAAGCGTGTCGTAGTCGATCCGATCACCCGGATCGAAGGTCACTTGCGGATAGAGGCCGCGACGGACGACGCGGGCAAGATCACCGATGCCTATAGCTCTGGCACGATGGTTCGCGGGATCGAAACGATCCTGAAGGGCCGCGATCCGCGCGATGCGTGGGCCTTTGCTCAGCGTATCTGCGGGGTTTGCACGCTGGTTCACGGCATCGCGTCGGTCCGCGCGGTCGAGGATGCCTTGCAATACGAGATTCCGGCCAACGCGCAGATCATCCGCAACCTGATGATCGCCGCGCAATACGTGCACGACCACGTGATGCATTTCTACCACCTGCACGCGCTGGACTGGGTGGACGTGGTTTCCGCTCTGAAGGCCGATCCGAAGGCAACCTCCGCGCTGGCGCAGTCTATCTCTGCCTGGCCGAAATCCAGCCCCGGCTATTTCGCGGAAACGCAAAAGACGCTGCGGAATTTTGTCGAAGGCGGGCAGCTAGGCATTTTCGCCAACGGATATTGGGGGCACCCCGAATACAGGCTGCCGCCCGAAGCGAACCTGATGGCGGTGGCGCACTATCTGGAAGCGCTGTCGTGGCAGCGCGACGTGGTGAAGCTCCACGCGATTTTCGGCGGCAAGAACCCGCACCCCAACTTCCTTGTCGGCGGCGCGCCGTCTCCCATCAGCGTGGGCAGCGGGGCAAGCGCGGCAACCGCGCTCAACATCGACGGGTTGAACAAGGTGAAGGATGTCATCACGAAGATGCAGGCCTTCGTCGATCAGGTCTATCTGCCCGATACGCTGGCGATCGCCGGGTTCTACAAGGACTGGTTCGCGCGCGGAGAGGGGCTGGGCAACTTCCTGACCTATGGCGATTTTCCGCTGAAGGGCCATGGCGGCAAGGAAAGCTGGATGATTCCGGCGGGCGTGATCCTGAACCGCGACCTTTCCACGATCCACCCGATAGACCTTAACGCGCCGGGCGAGATCGAGGAGTTCGTGGCGCATAGCTGGTACGATTACAGTGGCGGCAAGGAACAGGGCCTGCACCCCTATGACGGGGAAACCAACCTGCACTTTACCGGCCCGCAACCACCTTACGAACAACTGGATGTCGCCAACGCCTATTCATGGCTGAAATCGCCGCGCTGGAAGGGGCAGGCGATGGAAGTCGGCCCCTTGGCGCGCGTGCTGATGCTTTATGCCAGCGGGCATGAACCGACGAAGCAACTGGCCGGAATGGCGCTGGGCAAGCTGGGCCTGCCGCTGACCGCGATGTTCTCCACACTGGGCCGCACCGCCGCGCGCACGCTGGAAAGCAAGATCGTGGTCGACCAGATGGGCACCTGGTACGACGAGCTTGTGGCCAACATCCGCGCCGGCGACCTGTCCGTGCACAACGAGGCGCTGTGGGACCCGTCAAGCTGGCCGGGCAAGGCGAAGGGCGTGGGCTTCATGGAAGCCCCGCGCGGCGCGCTGGCGCACTGGATCGTGATAGAGGACGAGAAGATCGCCAATTACCAGGCGGTCGTCCCTTCCACATGGAACGCCGGCCCGCGTGACGAAAAGGGGCAGACGGGCGCCTATGAAGCCGCGCTGATGGACCGGCATACGCTGCACGATCCCAAGCAGCCGCTGGAGATCCTGCGCACGATCCACTCTTTCGACCCCTGCATCGCCTGCGCGGTCCATGTCACAGACAAGGACGGCGAAGAGATGGTGCAGGTCAAGGTGAGGTGA
- a CDS encoding DUF2158 domain-containing protein translates to MANKFNHGDVVVIKSGGPPMTVDRVPGEKAVDYPYEDKDEYHCEWFKGASAQRGYFAEHLLETYTPPAKK, encoded by the coding sequence ATGGCGAATAAGTTCAATCACGGCGATGTTGTAGTGATAAAATCCGGCGGACCGCCGATGACGGTTGATAGGGTTCCTGGAGAGAAAGCTGTCGATTACCCTTACGAAGATAAAGACGAATATCATTGCGAATGGTTCAAAGGCGCGAGTGCTCAACGTGGTTATTTTGCTGAGCATCTCCTCGAAACCTACACGCCTCCTGCAAAGAAATGA
- a CDS encoding hydrogenase expression/formation C-terminal domain-containing protein: protein MHDAGPFESVRTGLARAVEQEILEHLEALARDGTEAAIDLRGLPMSEADRQELEGALGRGEVHATLSAMGESEVWETRFNGVWWVRHKGTDGQVIAEQVEITLLPEILKTDPADARAAAIRMREHIALRDPGDA from the coding sequence ATGCATGACGCCGGCCCGTTCGAGAGCGTGCGTACCGGCCTTGCCCGCGCGGTGGAGCAGGAGATCCTCGAGCACCTCGAGGCACTTGCGCGCGACGGCACCGAGGCGGCGATCGATTTGCGCGGCCTGCCGATGAGCGAGGCGGACCGGCAGGAGCTGGAAGGCGCGCTGGGGCGCGGCGAAGTCCATGCCACGCTTTCGGCGATGGGTGAGAGCGAGGTGTGGGAGACGCGCTTCAACGGCGTGTGGTGGGTGCGGCACAAGGGCACCGATGGCCAAGTGATTGCCGAACAGGTGGAAATCACGCTGCTGCCCGAAATTCTGAAAACCGATCCGGCGGACGCACGCGCGGCCGCCATTCGCATGCGCGAGCATATCGCCTTGCGCGACCCTGGTGACGCGTAA
- a CDS encoding hydrogenase small subunit → MTRKQEEPMDDWANGKGTVGEALARQGVSRRSLLKYGSYLATLMALPPTAGRAIAQSLAGSKRQSVIWLSFQECTGCIESLTRSFSPSVEEMIFNLISLDYQETLQAAAGEAAEKARLDAMEANKGKYVVVVDGSVSTRDGGVYSTSAGKTNLEVLKDTAKDALAILSVGTCSSFGGIPHAHPNPTGAVPVSDIITDKPVINVSGCPPVPEVIAGTIAYLVTFGKLPPLDHLGRPKPFFGDSIHDRCYRRPFYDKGLFAKSFDDEGARNGWCLYEVGCKGPVTYNACATTKWNGGTSFPIQSGHGCLGCSEPNFWDMGGFYKTLPQPTRHRGRDIGAAGAVGLVAGAGTAMLARQRKKKAAEEEGNVK, encoded by the coding sequence GTGACGCGTAAGCAGGAGGAGCCGATGGACGATTGGGCGAACGGGAAAGGGACCGTCGGCGAGGCGCTGGCGCGGCAGGGCGTGTCGCGCCGGTCGCTGCTGAAATACGGCAGCTATCTTGCCACGCTGATGGCGCTGCCGCCAACCGCGGGCCGCGCAATCGCGCAGTCTCTGGCGGGATCGAAGCGGCAATCGGTGATCTGGCTTTCGTTCCAGGAATGCACCGGCTGCATCGAATCGCTTACCCGGTCCTTCAGTCCCTCGGTCGAAGAGATGATCTTCAACCTCATTTCGCTCGACTACCAGGAAACGCTTCAGGCCGCCGCCGGGGAAGCGGCGGAAAAGGCCCGCCTCGATGCGATGGAGGCCAACAAGGGCAAATACGTTGTGGTGGTCGACGGGTCCGTCTCCACCAGGGACGGCGGGGTCTATTCCACGTCGGCGGGCAAGACCAACCTTGAAGTGCTGAAGGACACCGCGAAAGATGCGCTGGCGATCCTGTCGGTCGGCACCTGTTCGTCTTTCGGCGGCATCCCGCACGCACATCCCAACCCCACCGGCGCGGTGCCGGTCAGCGACATTATAACCGACAAGCCGGTGATAAACGTATCGGGTTGCCCGCCGGTGCCCGAAGTGATCGCCGGGACGATCGCCTACCTCGTCACTTTCGGCAAGCTGCCGCCGCTCGATCACCTTGGACGGCCAAAGCCGTTCTTCGGCGATTCGATCCATGACCGCTGCTATCGCCGCCCGTTCTACGACAAGGGCCTGTTCGCCAAGTCCTTCGATGACGAAGGCGCGCGCAACGGCTGGTGCCTCTATGAAGTGGGCTGCAAGGGGCCGGTCACCTACAACGCCTGCGCGACGACCAAGTGGAACGGCGGCACGTCGTTCCCGATCCAGTCGGGCCACGGCTGCCTCGGCTGCTCCGAACCGAACTTCTGGGACATGGGCGGCTTCTACAAGACGCTGCCGCAGCCAACGCGGCATCGCGGGCGCGATATCGGCGCGGCGGGCGCGGTCGGCCTTGTCGCGGGCGCGGGCACCGCGATGCTCGCCCGCCAGCGCAAGAAGAAAGCCGCAGAGGAAGAGGGGAACGTGAAATGA